A window of the Streptomyces griseochromogenes genome harbors these coding sequences:
- a CDS encoding glycoside hydrolase family 65 protein encodes MTGLLWEYDGYDPAEERLRESLCTLGNGYFATRGVLPECAADAVHYPGTYAAGCYNRLASEIAGRRVENEDMVNLPNWLPLRFRPAGRDWLTPDTAPVTEHHQVLHLDPGVLERRTRYRLGADGALLVRQLRLVHMAEPHLAALRTDLTVEGRTAELDVEAALDGSVTNSGVARYRDLDGRHLTHVETGSAAAPGTVWLRCHTRTSDTAIGLASRLAADVPVSDGHDALRAVQHLRLSLEPGRTVTLDKTVALHTSHDPAISDPLRAALDHVADAPGFDELLTSHITAWEQLWRRAELDVPGDPGRILRLHLFHVLQTLSPHTADLDVGVPARGLHGEAYRGHVFWDELFVLPYLNLHLPEVSRALLHYRHRRLDAARHAAREAGLRGALYPWQSGSDGREETQELHLNPRSGRWLPDHSRLQRHVGSAVAYNVVQYCEASGDTDFLHAEGAEMLLEIARFWADSATYDEHLGRHRIRGVVGPDEYHDAYPGAPGPGLDDNAYTNVTAAWVLTRTLDLLRGLPEPRRRELIERTGLEEDELARWEEVSRTLHVPFHDGVISQFEGYGDLAELDWHGYRERYGDIRRLDRILEAEGDTVNRYKASKQADVLMLGYLFSPAELHSLFAWLGHRLDEDTWSATVDHYLHRTTHGSTLSGLVHGWILARARRTDAWGFVQEALRGDIADVQGGTTGEGIHLGAMAGTLDLVQRCLTGLETRDSELWLDPVPLPELSSYGFSLRYQGHWGVRLRLRHGQLEAAMPKASGPTPIDIRLPDRVVRVGPGEKVRMRLPD; translated from the coding sequence GTGACGGGTCTGCTGTGGGAGTACGACGGCTACGACCCCGCGGAGGAACGCCTGCGGGAGTCCCTGTGCACCCTGGGCAACGGCTACTTCGCCACCCGCGGAGTGCTGCCCGAGTGCGCCGCGGACGCCGTGCACTACCCCGGCACCTACGCGGCCGGCTGCTACAACCGGCTCGCCTCCGAGATCGCCGGGCGCCGGGTCGAGAACGAGGACATGGTCAATCTGCCCAACTGGCTGCCGCTCCGCTTCCGCCCGGCCGGGCGTGACTGGCTCACCCCCGACACCGCCCCGGTCACCGAACACCACCAGGTCCTCCACCTGGACCCGGGCGTACTGGAGCGCCGTACCCGCTACCGGCTCGGTGCCGACGGCGCCCTCCTCGTCCGTCAGCTCCGCCTCGTCCACATGGCCGAACCGCACCTCGCCGCACTGCGCACCGACCTCACCGTCGAGGGCCGCACCGCCGAGCTGGACGTCGAGGCCGCGCTCGACGGCAGCGTCACCAACTCCGGCGTCGCCCGCTACCGCGACCTGGACGGCCGCCACCTCACCCACGTCGAGACCGGCAGCGCGGCCGCACCCGGCACGGTGTGGCTGCGCTGCCACACCCGTACCTCGGACACCGCCATCGGGCTCGCCTCCCGGCTGGCCGCCGACGTACCGGTGTCGGACGGCCACGACGCACTGCGGGCCGTACAGCACCTTCGTCTGTCCCTCGAACCCGGACGTACGGTCACCCTCGACAAGACCGTCGCCCTGCACACCTCCCACGACCCCGCCATCAGCGACCCGCTGCGCGCGGCCCTCGACCATGTCGCCGACGCGCCCGGCTTCGACGAGCTGCTCACCTCGCACATCACGGCCTGGGAGCAGCTGTGGCGGCGGGCCGAACTCGACGTCCCCGGAGATCCCGGCCGCATCCTGCGCCTGCACCTCTTCCATGTGCTGCAGACCCTCTCCCCGCACACTGCCGATCTCGACGTCGGCGTGCCCGCACGCGGACTGCACGGCGAGGCGTACCGGGGCCACGTCTTCTGGGACGAACTGTTCGTCCTTCCCTACCTCAACCTCCATCTGCCCGAGGTCTCCCGCGCCCTGCTTCACTACCGCCACCGCCGCCTGGACGCCGCCCGGCACGCGGCCCGCGAGGCCGGCCTGCGCGGTGCGCTGTACCCGTGGCAGAGCGGCAGCGACGGCCGCGAGGAGACCCAGGAGCTGCACCTCAACCCCCGCTCGGGCCGCTGGCTGCCCGACCACTCCCGGCTGCAGCGGCACGTCGGCTCGGCCGTGGCCTACAACGTCGTCCAGTACTGCGAGGCCAGCGGCGACACCGACTTCCTGCACGCCGAGGGCGCCGAGATGCTCCTCGAGATCGCCCGCTTCTGGGCCGACTCGGCGACCTACGACGAACACCTCGGCCGGCACCGCATCCGGGGCGTGGTCGGCCCCGACGAGTACCACGACGCCTACCCCGGCGCACCCGGACCCGGCCTGGACGACAACGCGTACACCAACGTCACCGCCGCCTGGGTCCTCACCCGCACCCTGGACCTGCTGCGCGGCCTGCCCGAGCCGCGCCGCCGCGAACTCATCGAGCGCACCGGCCTGGAGGAGGACGAACTCGCCCGCTGGGAAGAGGTCTCCCGCACCCTCCACGTGCCCTTCCACGACGGTGTGATCAGCCAGTTCGAGGGCTACGGCGACCTCGCCGAACTGGACTGGCACGGTTACCGCGAGCGGTACGGCGACATCCGGCGCCTGGACCGGATCCTGGAGGCGGAGGGCGACACCGTCAACCGCTACAAGGCGTCGAAACAGGCCGACGTCCTGATGCTCGGCTACCTGTTCTCACCGGCCGAACTCCATTCCCTCTTCGCCTGGTTGGGCCACCGCCTCGACGAGGACACCTGGTCCGCGACGGTCGACCACTACCTGCACCGCACCACGCACGGCTCCACCCTCAGCGGCCTGGTCCACGGCTGGATTCTGGCCCGCGCCCGCCGCACCGACGCCTGGGGCTTCGTCCAGGAGGCCCTGCGCGGTGACATCGCCGACGTCCAGGGCGGCACCACCGGCGAGGGCATCCACCTCGGCGCCATGGCCGGCACCCTCGACCTCGTCCAACGCTGCCTCACCGGCCTGGAGACCCGCGACAGCGAACTCTGGCTCGACCCGGTCCCCCTGCCGGAACTCTCCTCCTACGGCTTCTCGTTGCGCTACCAGGGCCACTGGGGCGTACGGCTGCGTCTGCGCCACGGCCAGCTGGAGGCCGCCATGCCGAAGGCCTCGGGCCCCACCCCCATCGACATCCGGCTGCCGGACCGCGTGGTGCGCGTCGGTCCGGGGGAGAAGGTACGGATGCGGCTGCCGGACTGA
- a CDS encoding LysR family transcriptional regulator, whose amino-acid sequence MTVTQLSTFVLVARLGSVGAAARALDVSESAVSQALAALRTHYGDPLIRRTGGGGMRLTPAGARLLPVASRMVALSADAEAAVRAARGAPDELRVVATSTLAEFVLPSLVEAFASRSGRRTETSFGVASGNEIRVLVENRLADVALGPYLGAARRGELVSEPLFRTQLVVVTGARSPRPPGPPARWSWLVDSSGTDPDADSGRLLRRLGVAEGHVWVFPNQAATWAAAAEGAGVAPALAHLVSPRILRDELRILETPVTPSDATWHATVVQPEQRSPATDAFLYFLHTPAATRIMRAPGAGVPPSRFRPPVYVTLWGA is encoded by the coding sequence GTGACCGTCACGCAGCTCAGCACCTTCGTGCTGGTTGCCCGGCTCGGTTCGGTGGGCGCCGCGGCGCGGGCTCTGGACGTGAGCGAGTCCGCGGTGTCGCAGGCGCTCGCCGCGCTGCGGACCCACTACGGCGATCCGCTCATCCGGCGCACCGGGGGTGGTGGGATGCGCCTGACGCCGGCCGGGGCGCGGCTGCTGCCGGTCGCTTCGCGGATGGTCGCACTGAGTGCGGATGCCGAGGCCGCGGTGCGGGCGGCCCGGGGCGCGCCCGACGAACTGCGGGTCGTCGCCACGAGCACGCTGGCGGAGTTCGTGCTCCCGTCGCTCGTGGAGGCCTTCGCCTCTCGCTCGGGGCGCAGGACCGAGACCTCGTTCGGGGTGGCCTCCGGCAACGAGATCCGTGTACTGGTGGAGAACCGGCTGGCCGACGTCGCGCTCGGGCCGTATCTCGGCGCCGCCCGCAGGGGCGAACTGGTCAGCGAGCCGCTGTTCCGCACCCAGCTGGTCGTGGTGACGGGCGCCAGGTCGCCGCGGCCGCCCGGTCCGCCGGCGCGGTGGTCGTGGCTGGTCGATTCCTCCGGGACCGATCCGGACGCGGACTCCGGGCGGCTGCTGCGTCGGCTCGGCGTGGCCGAAGGACACGTGTGGGTGTTCCCCAACCAGGCCGCGACCTGGGCGGCAGCGGCCGAGGGCGCGGGGGTGGCGCCGGCGCTGGCCCATCTGGTGTCGCCCCGGATCCTCCGTGACGAGCTGCGCATCCTGGAGACCCCTGTCACGCCGTCGGACGCCACCTGGCACGCCACCGTCGTGCAGCCGGAGCAGCGTTCCCCGGCCACCGACGCGTTCCTGTACTTCCTGCACACGCCCGCGGCGACCCGCATCATGCGCGCGCCCGGGGCCGGCGTCCCGCCCTCCCGGTTCCGGCCCCCGGTGTACGTCACTCTCTGGGGCGCGTGA
- a CDS encoding FAD binding domain-containing protein: protein MQVPAAFQYERATSLEQAIELLARYGPEARVVAGGHSLLPMMKLRLAQPEALIDINDLSELALIRVDGHDLAAGAMVRHADLLASPVVGEHFPILRDAERVIADPLVRNRGTVGGSLCQADPSEDLSAAFSALRATLVAQGPGGRRTIAIREFFLGPYETALNEAELLVEIRVPIRSHASAYRKVERRVGDWAVVAAGAVLEISGGVITEAGIGLTAVGAPRFVSEQAEDFLRGGRPDDEAFAEAGRIAAQECRPTADQRGPVDYKRHLAGELTTRALRAAAARAQGQEA from the coding sequence ATGCAAGTACCGGCTGCATTCCAGTACGAGAGGGCCACCAGCCTGGAGCAGGCGATCGAGCTGCTCGCACGGTACGGCCCCGAGGCCCGGGTGGTGGCGGGCGGACACAGCCTGCTGCCGATGATGAAACTGCGGCTCGCCCAGCCCGAAGCGCTGATCGACATCAACGACCTCTCCGAGCTGGCGCTGATCAGGGTGGACGGGCACGACCTGGCCGCCGGAGCGATGGTCCGCCACGCGGATCTGCTCGCCTCACCGGTCGTCGGCGAGCACTTCCCCATCCTGCGGGACGCGGAACGGGTCATCGCCGATCCGCTCGTACGCAACCGCGGCACCGTGGGCGGCTCGCTGTGCCAGGCCGATCCGTCGGAGGACCTGTCCGCGGCGTTCTCGGCGCTGCGCGCGACCCTCGTCGCCCAGGGGCCCGGCGGCAGGCGCACCATCGCGATCAGGGAGTTCTTCCTCGGACCGTACGAGACCGCGCTGAACGAGGCGGAGCTGCTGGTGGAGATCCGCGTGCCCATCCGTTCGCACGCCAGCGCCTACCGCAAGGTCGAGCGCCGGGTCGGCGACTGGGCCGTCGTCGCCGCGGGAGCGGTGCTGGAGATCTCCGGCGGGGTCATCACCGAGGCCGGGATCGGCCTGACCGCGGTGGGTGCCCCACGGTTCGTGTCCGAGCAGGCCGAGGACTTCCTGCGTGGCGGACGGCCGGACGACGAGGCCTTCGCGGAGGCGGGCCGGATCGCCGCGCAGGAGTGCAGGCCGACGGCCGACCAGCGCGGCCCGGTCGACTACAAGCGGCATCTGGCCGGGGAGCTCACCACGCGGGCGCTGCGCGCCGCCGCCGCACGTGCCCAGGGGCAGGAGGCGTGA
- a CDS encoding (2Fe-2S)-binding protein, producing MRITVTVNGEQHTGDVEPRLLLVHFLRDELGLTGTHWGCDTSNCGVCTVWLDGTPVKSCTVLAVMADGHEVRTVEGLAHGAELDPVQQGFIACHGLQCGFCTPGMMMTARWLLDHNADPSEEDIREAISGQMCRCTGYENIVRSVRWAAEHGGGRGTADAGTEPAPGREEPVPGREEVRA from the coding sequence ATGCGGATCACCGTGACCGTGAACGGCGAGCAGCACACGGGGGACGTGGAGCCCAGGCTGCTGCTCGTGCACTTCCTGCGCGACGAACTCGGACTCACCGGCACGCACTGGGGCTGCGACACCTCCAACTGCGGGGTGTGCACCGTCTGGCTGGACGGCACGCCGGTCAAGTCGTGCACCGTGCTCGCGGTGATGGCCGACGGCCATGAGGTGCGGACCGTCGAGGGCTTGGCGCACGGGGCCGAACTCGACCCGGTGCAGCAGGGATTCATCGCCTGCCACGGGCTGCAGTGCGGCTTCTGCACGCCGGGGATGATGATGACCGCCCGCTGGCTGCTCGACCACAACGCCGATCCGTCCGAGGAGGACATCCGCGAGGCGATCTCCGGACAGATGTGCCGCTGCACCGGTTACGAGAACATCGTGCGCTCCGTCCGCTGGGCCGCCGAGCACGGCGGCGGGCGGGGGACCGCCGACGCGGGCACCGAGCCCGCGCCCGGCCGTG